The Sphingobium sp. BYY-5 genome contains a region encoding:
- a CDS encoding acyl-CoA thioesterase, giving the protein MASFFTKQITALPEHIDELGHVNNAVWVQWMEQVSVEHWRRDADPAHVEAYIWVVTRHEVDYRGNVTEGETVTARTWIPEGPRGARFDRFIEFSGPDGKVKVAAKSTWAIIDKASGRILRVPAEVAANFV; this is encoded by the coding sequence AGAGCATATCGATGAGCTGGGCCATGTGAACAACGCGGTCTGGGTCCAGTGGATGGAACAGGTGTCGGTCGAGCATTGGCGGCGCGATGCCGATCCTGCCCATGTCGAGGCCTATATCTGGGTCGTAACCCGGCATGAGGTCGACTATCGCGGCAATGTGACCGAAGGGGAAACGGTGACGGCGCGTACGTGGATTCCTGAAGGACCGCGCGGCGCGCGCTTCGACCGCTTCATCGAGTTCAGCGGCCCAGACGGCAAGGTGAAGGTCGCGGCCAAATCCACCTGGGCGATCATCGACAAGGCATCGGGGCGCATATTGCGCGTGCCGGCGGAGGTAGCGGCGAATTTCGTGTGA
- the paoC gene encoding aldehyde oxidoreductase molybdenum-binding subunit PaoC, whose product MKFDTPAGSNPIDKGRVVGIPHDRIDGAAKVTGSAPYAYERHDAAPNAAYGWIVGSAIATGRIAAMDLRAAETAPGVLAIVTHANAGKLGKGSFNTAPLLGGPQIDHYEQAVALVIADTLENARDAARLVRIDYAATGGKFDLAAERLNGVMPPAGFGGPADTRAGDFDAAFAKAAVKVEQSYTTPDHSHAMMEPHATTAAWNGDRLTLWTANQMVAWGVGEVAKTLGIPKENVRIVAPYIGGGFGAKLFLRADALLAALGAKQVGRPVKVAIARPQIPNNTTHRPATIQRIRLGAGKDGVIDAIAHEVWSGDLPGGGAESAAQQTRLLYRGANRMTAHRLVTLNLPEGNAMRAPGEAVGLLALEVAMDELAEACGVDPVELRIRNDVQYDPEVGPQRPFSSRKLVECLRAGADRFGWDKRNPKPGQVRDGRWRVGMGVAAAFRNNLVAKSGARIGVDARGRVIVETDMTDIGTGSYTIIGQTAAEMLGVPLEQVTVRLGDSRFPVSAGSGGQWGANSSTAGVYAAAMALRAKLAEKAGYPADQAQFEDGLVKLDNKSQTLAALAGRDGVWAEDSMEYGDLDKRYAQGTFGAHFCEVGVDIDTAEVRIRRMGGAFAAGRILNPKSARSQVIGAMTMGVGAALMEALDVDTRFGFFVNHDMAEYLVPVHADIPDQDVLFIDELDDKSSPMKAKGVGELGICGAGAAVANAIYNATGLRLRDYPLTIDKLLKAQAA is encoded by the coding sequence ATGAAGTTCGACACGCCTGCGGGCAGCAACCCGATCGACAAGGGCCGGGTCGTCGGCATCCCCCACGACCGCATCGACGGCGCGGCCAAGGTGACGGGCAGTGCGCCCTATGCCTATGAACGGCACGACGCCGCACCCAATGCTGCCTATGGCTGGATCGTCGGTTCCGCCATCGCCACGGGCCGGATCGCCGCGATGGACTTGCGCGCAGCGGAAACGGCGCCGGGTGTGCTGGCTATCGTCACCCATGCCAATGCCGGAAAGCTTGGCAAGGGCAGTTTCAATACCGCCCCGCTGCTGGGCGGGCCGCAGATCGACCATTATGAGCAGGCGGTTGCGCTGGTCATCGCCGACACGCTGGAAAATGCGCGGGACGCGGCCCGGCTGGTGCGGATCGACTATGCGGCGACGGGCGGCAAGTTCGACCTGGCGGCGGAGCGGCTGAACGGTGTGATGCCGCCGGCGGGTTTCGGTGGCCCGGCCGATACCAGGGCGGGCGATTTTGACGCGGCCTTCGCCAAAGCAGCCGTGAAGGTCGAGCAGAGCTACACCACGCCCGACCATAGCCATGCGATGATGGAGCCGCACGCCACCACGGCGGCCTGGAACGGAGACAGGTTGACGCTCTGGACCGCAAACCAGATGGTCGCCTGGGGGGTGGGAGAGGTCGCCAAGACGCTGGGCATCCCGAAGGAGAATGTCCGCATCGTGGCGCCCTATATCGGCGGCGGTTTCGGTGCGAAGCTGTTCCTGCGCGCCGACGCCCTGCTGGCGGCATTGGGGGCGAAGCAGGTGGGGCGGCCGGTCAAGGTCGCCATTGCCCGGCCCCAGATCCCCAACAACACCACCCATCGCCCCGCGACCATCCAGCGCATCCGCCTGGGCGCGGGCAAGGACGGCGTGATCGACGCCATCGCGCATGAAGTCTGGTCGGGCGACTTGCCCGGCGGCGGCGCGGAATCGGCGGCGCAGCAGACGCGCCTCCTCTATCGCGGCGCCAACCGCATGACCGCGCACCGGCTCGTCACGCTGAACCTGCCCGAAGGCAACGCCATGCGCGCGCCGGGCGAGGCGGTCGGCCTGCTCGCGCTGGAAGTGGCGATGGATGAGCTGGCCGAGGCCTGCGGCGTCGATCCGGTCGAACTGCGCATCCGCAACGATGTGCAATATGATCCAGAGGTCGGTCCGCAACGCCCCTTTTCCAGCCGCAAGCTGGTGGAATGCCTGCGTGCCGGCGCTGACCGTTTCGGTTGGGACAAGCGCAATCCGAAACCCGGCCAGGTGCGCGACGGGCGCTGGCGGGTCGGCATGGGCGTGGCGGCGGCCTTCCGCAACAATCTCGTCGCCAAGTCGGGCGCGCGCATCGGCGTCGATGCGCGGGGCAGGGTTATCGTCGAAACCGACATGACCGATATCGGCACCGGCAGCTACACCATCATCGGCCAGACCGCGGCGGAGATGCTGGGCGTGCCGCTGGAACAGGTGACGGTGCGCCTCGGTGACAGCCGTTTCCCGGTGTCGGCGGGATCCGGCGGCCAATGGGGTGCGAACAGCTCGACGGCGGGCGTCTATGCCGCCGCCATGGCGCTGCGCGCGAAGCTGGCGGAAAAGGCGGGCTATCCCGCCGACCAGGCACAGTTTGAGGACGGCCTGGTGAAGCTGGACAACAAGTCGCAGACCCTCGCGGCGCTAGCGGGACGCGACGGCGTCTGGGCCGAGGACAGTATGGAATATGGCGACCTCGATAAACGCTATGCGCAGGGCACTTTCGGCGCGCATTTCTGCGAGGTGGGCGTCGATATCGACACGGCCGAAGTGCGCATCCGCCGGATGGGAGGGGCTTTCGCGGCCGGCCGCATCCTCAACCCCAAGTCTGCGCGCAGCCAGGTGATCGGCGCCATGACCATGGGCGTGGGCGCGGCGTTGATGGAGGCGCTGGACGTCGACACCCGCTTCGGCTTTTTCGTCAACCACGACATGGCCGAATATCTGGTGCCGGTCCATGCCGACATCCCCGATCAGGACGTGTTGTTCATCGACGAACTGGACGACAAAAGCTCGCCGATGAAGGCCAAGGGCGTGGGCGAACTGGGCATATGTGGCGCGGGCGCGGCGGTGGCCAATGCGATCTACAATGCAACGGGCCTCAGGCTGCGCGACTATCCGCTCACGATCGACAAGCTGCTCAAGGCGCAGGCGGCCTGA
- a CDS encoding xanthine dehydrogenase family protein subunit M — protein sequence MKPFTYERAASVEAAAKAAASVQGARFIAGGTNLLDLMKLQIETPPHLIDVNHLGLDRIEKTDGGGLRIGALVRNTDLAADQTVRRDYAVLSRALVAGASGQLRNKATTGGNLLQRTRCPYFYDTRMPCNKRRPGSGCGAMQGMNRSLAILGVSDACIAQNPSDMAVAMRLLDAQVDMVGADGTKRSVPIADFHLLPGDTPEKETVLKAGEIITSVTLPRPIGGVHVYRKVRDRASYAFALVSVAAVFGQDGTARFAFGGIGARPWRVDAADAAAKQGAKAVAEAALAGARTTHHNDFKKLLVERTLTSVYRQQEARA from the coding sequence ATGAAACCCTTCACCTATGAGCGCGCCGCGAGCGTGGAGGCGGCGGCGAAAGCGGCTGCCTCGGTCCAGGGCGCGCGCTTCATCGCCGGTGGCACCAACCTGCTCGACCTCATGAAACTGCAGATCGAGACGCCCCCTCATCTGATCGACGTCAATCATCTGGGCCTGGACCGGATCGAGAAGACGGACGGTGGCGGGCTGCGCATCGGCGCGCTCGTGCGCAACACGGATCTGGCGGCAGATCAGACTGTGCGCCGCGATTATGCGGTGCTCAGCCGCGCGCTGGTGGCTGGCGCGTCGGGGCAGCTCCGCAACAAGGCGACGACCGGGGGCAATCTGCTGCAACGGACCCGCTGCCCCTATTTCTATGACACGCGGATGCCCTGCAACAAGCGCCGGCCGGGTAGCGGCTGCGGCGCAATGCAGGGGATGAATCGCAGCCTTGCCATATTGGGCGTCAGCGATGCCTGCATCGCCCAGAATCCCAGTGACATGGCGGTGGCGATGCGGCTGCTCGACGCACAGGTGGACATGGTCGGCGCGGACGGGACGAAGCGTTCTGTCCCGATCGCCGACTTTCATCTGCTGCCCGGCGACACGCCGGAGAAGGAGACGGTTCTGAAGGCTGGTGAGATCATCACCTCGGTCACTTTGCCCAGGCCGATCGGTGGCGTTCATGTCTACCGCAAGGTGCGCGACCGCGCGTCCTACGCCTTTGCGCTGGTGTCGGTGGCGGCAGTGTTCGGGCAGGACGGTACAGCCCGCTTCGCCTTTGGCGGGATCGGTGCCAGGCCCTGGCGGGTCGATGCAGCCGATGCGGCGGCGAAGCAGGGAGCAAAGGCGGTAGCGGAGGCCGCGCTGGCGGGCGCCCGCACCACCCATCACAACGACTTCAAGAAGCTACTGGTCGAACGGACGCTGACATCCGTCTACCGGCAGCAGGAGGCACGGGCATGA
- the paoA gene encoding aldehyde dehydrogenase iron-sulfur subunit PaoA, translating to MTSDHLTRRGLLRGSAALAASGPVLSHAPADAAASTQSRKGPPMTPVELTVNGREVHLQLDPRTTLLDMLREHLHLTGTKKGCDHGQCGACTVIVEGRRINSCLTLAVMHDGEKVTTIEGLGTAEALHPMQRAFIVHDGYQCGYCTPGQICSAVAVLDEIEAGVPSHVTEDLDRVALSDVELRERMSGNICRCAAYPNIIAAMRDVAGEKQA from the coding sequence ATGACGTCCGATCATTTGACGCGCCGCGGCCTGTTGCGGGGCAGCGCTGCCCTTGCCGCATCAGGCCCCGTCCTGTCGCATGCACCAGCAGATGCCGCCGCGTCGACCCAGAGCCGCAAAGGACCCCCGATGACCCCCGTGGAACTTACCGTCAACGGTCGGGAGGTGCATCTGCAGCTCGATCCGCGCACCACCTTACTCGATATGCTGCGCGAGCATCTGCACCTTACCGGCACGAAGAAGGGGTGCGACCATGGCCAGTGCGGGGCCTGCACCGTCATTGTCGAGGGGCGGCGGATCAATAGCTGCCTGACGCTGGCCGTGATGCATGATGGGGAGAAGGTGACGACCATCGAAGGGCTGGGCACGGCCGAGGCGCTGCACCCGATGCAGCGCGCCTTCATCGTCCACGACGGCTATCAGTGCGGCTATTGCACGCCGGGACAGATTTGCTCGGCCGTGGCGGTGCTGGATGAGATCGAAGCGGGGGTCCCCAGCCATGTCACCGAAGATCTCGACAGGGTGGCGCTGAGCGACGTCGAACTGCGCGAGCGGATGAGCGGCAATATCTGCCGCTGTGCCGCCTATCCCAACATCATCGCCGCGATGCGCGACGTCGCTGGGGAGAAGCAGGCATGA
- a CDS encoding LytTR family DNA-binding domain-containing protein, with protein MTDDDLLLRRIRHAIRQMAERGRPASARALRGAGTCQIRNFRGIFRLTYRGSGAGNVNWLRRGILELWAMVVLAAIVGFLGPFGTYVEAEFPARVWMWFIHLLGAYILVRPTIWLLMAIAAATSLPRNVLLAWGVVLASVPLALIWGWSASVFFQGLSGFAVFLPFAFLSAIAILTIVLGAKLIDEGLRRRPVEAGQLGAITIADLSTPDIVEPVQECTPGVSAPAFRLNARLGRNFEGPILALQSEDHYVRVHGIKTSELLLLRLRDAIAEMDDCRGQQVHRSWWVAQDGIASVEADGRNRSITLLNGQVAPVARESISILERKGFLQSPL; from the coding sequence TTGACTGATGATGATCTCCTGCTACGCCGCATCCGGCACGCTATCCGGCAGATGGCAGAGCGCGGCCGACCGGCAAGCGCCCGTGCGTTACGTGGCGCGGGCACTTGCCAAATCCGCAATTTTCGCGGCATTTTCCGATTAACGTATCGTGGATCGGGAGCAGGAAACGTGAACTGGCTGCGCCGCGGCATATTGGAGCTTTGGGCGATGGTCGTCCTGGCCGCCATCGTAGGCTTCCTCGGCCCTTTCGGAACATATGTTGAGGCAGAGTTCCCGGCCCGCGTCTGGATGTGGTTCATCCACCTCCTGGGCGCCTATATTCTGGTGCGTCCCACCATTTGGCTGCTCATGGCGATAGCTGCTGCAACATCCTTGCCGCGAAATGTGCTGCTTGCCTGGGGGGTCGTGCTTGCCAGCGTGCCGCTGGCGCTCATTTGGGGGTGGAGCGCGAGCGTGTTCTTCCAGGGGCTGAGCGGTTTCGCCGTTTTCTTACCCTTCGCTTTTTTGAGCGCCATTGCAATACTCACGATCGTTCTTGGCGCTAAGCTGATAGACGAAGGCTTGCGGCGTCGCCCGGTCGAGGCGGGCCAGCTCGGCGCGATCACTATAGCCGACCTCTCGACCCCCGATATTGTTGAGCCTGTTCAGGAGTGTACGCCGGGTGTTTCTGCCCCTGCCTTCCGATTAAATGCGCGTCTCGGTCGGAACTTTGAGGGGCCGATCCTCGCGCTCCAGAGCGAAGATCATTATGTGCGCGTCCACGGCATCAAGACGAGCGAGCTTCTCCTCCTTCGCCTTCGCGACGCCATCGCCGAAATGGATGATTGTCGGGGCCAGCAGGTGCATCGCAGTTGGTGGGTGGCTCAGGACGGGATAGCTTCGGTGGAAGCGGACGGTCGCAACCGCTCAATCACTCTTCTCAACGGACAAGTCGCGCCTGTGGCGCGCGAGTCGATTTCCATTCTGGAACGAAAGGGTTTCCTGCAATCCCCGCTATAG